Below is a genomic region from Candidatus Schekmanbacteria bacterium.
GATGTCTTTTTATTACACCCTGAAATCCCTTCCCCTTAGAGGTCCCGACTACATCAACATAATCCCCTTCCTTGAAAATCTCCCCGGTTATCTTCTGTCCAAGGCTGTATGCCGAAGGGTCATCAATCCTTACTTCACGAACTGTCATCACCGGTTCCACCTTGCTCTTGGCAAAGTGTCCTGCAAGTGCTTTTCCCGGTTTCTTTCTCTTCCCGCCGAAGGCATACTGAATGCTTGTATAACCGTCTTTTTCAGCGGTTTTTATCTGTGTAACAGAACAGGGCCCTGCTTCTACAGCTGTCACGGCAATTGCCTGCCCGTCCGTATCAAAGATCTGTGTCATCCCTAATTTTTTTCCGAGGATCGTTTTCATCAATCTTGCTCCGTATATTTACTGCTACTTTCCTGCTTTTGGCAGCTTTATTTCTACATCGACTCCTGCCGAGAGAGTAAGCTTCATCAGCTCATCAACAGTCTGCGCTGTAGGCTCTAGTATGTCCAGAAGCCTCTTGTACGTTCTTATCTCAAACTGTTCTCTCGACTTCTTGTCCACATGAGGAGATCTAAGCACCGTGTACCTCGTTATATGAGTCGGAAGAGGTATCGGACCGGCAACCTTAGCGCCTGTTCTAACAGCGGTGTTTACTATCTCATCTGCAGACTTATCAAGAA
It encodes:
- the rpsJ gene encoding 30S ribosomal protein S10, with protein sequence MVEQKIRIRLKAYDYRLLDKSADEIVNTAVRTGAKVAGPIPLPTHITRYTVLRSPHVDKKSREQFEIRTYKRLLDILEPTAQTVDELMKLTLSAGVDVEIKLPKAGK
- the rplC gene encoding 50S ribosomal protein L3, giving the protein MMKTILGKKLGMTQIFDTDGQAIAVTAVEAGPCSVTQIKTAEKDGYTSIQYAFGGKRKKPGKALAGHFAKSKVEPVMTVREVRIDDPSAYSLGQKITGEIFKEGDYVDVVGTSKGKGFQGVIKRHHFSGGPATHGSRFHRAVGSVGCRKPQHTVKGRKGAGRMGGERVTVQNLQIKKIMTDKNLIFIEGAVPGTKGSLVVIKEAVKTL